Proteins found in one Blastocatellia bacterium genomic segment:
- a CDS encoding 2Fe-2S iron-sulfur cluster-binding protein — translation MPSVTFLPSGKVCSAEAGMTILQIARDHQVNLSECCGGRAICTTCRVFVEAGWENLSEIGEYEFDMLELLHVSPTLRLGCQAKVFGDVVVRIPE, via the coding sequence ATGCCGAGCGTGACGTTTCTGCCCAGTGGAAAAGTTTGTTCGGCTGAGGCGGGCATGACGATCTTGCAAATTGCTCGCGACCACCAGGTCAATCTTTCTGAGTGTTGTGGTGGTCGAGCGATTTGCACAACATGTCGTGTGTTTGTCGAAGCCGGTTGGGAAAATCTTTCAGAAATCGGTGAGTATGAGTTTGACATGTTGGAGTTGCTGCATGTGAGTCCGACACTTCGATTGGGATGTCAAGCCAAAGTGTTTGGCGATGTCGTCGTGCGGATTCCCGAATAA
- a CDS encoding DMT family transporter, which translates to MRPERKGEVLLLLVALIWAGTYSVDGAMVRQASPFLYLTIRFLLAGLLFAWLFRHVLRDLTKRVVWHGVLIGFYLYLEFFLQLQGLVYTSPAKMGFITGLFIVITPVLSVALINARITVEQVLGVLLAMTGFAILAFPESGGRFNIGDLMGLGAAVASSLHILYMGVYVRQHDVNQLNLVQIVAAGLFFLVTALIIQGILALSPTVPALLVQEARGIPLTWQFPLSVMYTAVLATVVLFSLQARGQRHVTPTRTVIIFSLSPVFAAIISYLTLGDWIGWRGYAGGLLTVLGVIVSELKLWPRAAAAVRPVADAQTQEGTSSDGAF; encoded by the coding sequence ATGAGACCTGAGCGAAAGGGAGAAGTCTTGCTGCTGCTGGTTGCCTTGATCTGGGCTGGCACCTACTCGGTTGATGGTGCGATGGTGCGGCAGGCTTCGCCGTTTCTCTATTTGACCATACGGTTTTTGCTGGCCGGTCTCTTGTTTGCCTGGTTGTTTCGGCATGTGCTCAGAGACTTGACCAAGCGAGTTGTCTGGCACGGTGTGTTGATTGGATTTTATCTCTACCTTGAGTTTTTCCTGCAACTTCAGGGGTTGGTCTATACCTCACCAGCGAAGATGGGGTTCATTACCGGGCTGTTCATTGTCATCACGCCGGTGCTCAGTGTTGCGCTGATCAATGCCCGTATCACAGTGGAGCAAGTTCTGGGAGTTCTTTTAGCCATGACCGGCTTCGCGATACTCGCGTTCCCCGAAAGTGGTGGCCGATTCAATATCGGTGACCTGATGGGCTTGGGAGCGGCGGTGGCTTCCTCGTTGCACATTCTGTATATGGGCGTCTATGTTCGGCAGCATGATGTGAATCAACTCAACCTTGTGCAGATTGTCGCGGCAGGCCTCTTTTTTCTGGTAACGGCATTGATCATTCAGGGAATTCTGGCGCTTTCGCCAACCGTGCCGGCATTGTTAGTTCAAGAAGCGCGCGGCATTCCTCTGACCTGGCAATTTCCTTTGTCGGTGATGTACACGGCGGTGTTGGCGACGGTGGTGCTGTTTTCTTTGCAGGCTCGTGGGCAGCGACACGTGACGCCGACGCGGACGGTGATCATCTTCAGTTTGTCGCCGGTGTTTGCTGCCATCATCTCGTATTTGACCCTTGGCGATTGGATCGGCTGGCGCGGTTATGCAGGTGGCTTGTTGACGGTGCTTGGCGTGATCGTATCGGAGCTGAAGCTGTGGCCGCGAGCTGCCGCAGCCGTCCGTCCTGTTGCTGACGCGCAGACGCAAGAGGGAACGTCATCAGATGGCGCTTTCTGA
- a CDS encoding 4Fe-4S binding protein — MVKQNVFFRIVEEKCIDCGICREVCPYTAVYIKPIPLRISFVVDEARCTGCGGEDHAMCVRFCPAPGALQELVRVA; from the coding sequence ATGGTCAAGCAGAACGTCTTTTTCCGAATCGTCGAGGAGAAATGTATTGATTGCGGCATCTGCCGAGAAGTCTGTCCGTACACGGCGGTATATATTAAGCCGATCCCTTTACGAATTAGTTTCGTGGTGGATGAGGCGCGCTGCACCGGCTGCGGGGGCGAAGATCATGCCATGTGTGTCCGGTTCTGTCCGGCGCCTGGTGCGTTGCAAGAGCTTGTGCGCGTGGCGTAA
- a CDS encoding amidohydrolase, with protein MALSESEIIELIQIRRHLHRRPELGFQEEATGRFIASYLRELGCEVQTGIGGTGVVGLLRGKHSERVVLLRADMDALPIQEAVPSDYQSERPGVMHACGHDGHMAMALMAAQRLNAEKSTLNGSVKFVFQPAEELLSGAQRMVDDGVLNDPAVQAAFGVHLWNNLDVGQVGVVAGPMMASVDRFELLITGRGGHGAMPHQTIDPIVVAGHVVTALQTIVSRSVNPLEPAVVTIGTIHAGTAFNVIADTALMSGTVRVFDRISYESVPHQLEQIVAGVCHAFGAEYELRYDRFCEPMVNDAAMAMLASQVASQIVGTGNVVGTNEARTTCGEDMSVFLKHVPGCYLFVGSRNRARQLDQPHHSARFDFDEAALPIGVEILEGLAKSYLAEAV; from the coding sequence ATGGCGCTTTCTGAGTCGGAAATCATTGAGCTGATCCAGATCCGTCGGCATCTTCATCGGCGACCTGAGTTGGGATTCCAAGAAGAGGCGACGGGACGGTTCATTGCCAGTTATCTGCGTGAGCTCGGCTGCGAGGTTCAGACGGGAATTGGCGGAACAGGTGTTGTTGGCCTGTTGCGCGGCAAACACAGTGAACGAGTAGTTCTCTTGCGAGCCGACATGGACGCGCTGCCCATTCAGGAAGCCGTTCCCAGTGATTATCAATCTGAGCGGCCTGGTGTGATGCATGCTTGTGGACATGACGGACACATGGCGATGGCATTGATGGCGGCGCAACGATTGAATGCAGAAAAGTCAACACTGAACGGCTCGGTGAAGTTTGTCTTTCAGCCGGCCGAAGAACTGCTCAGTGGAGCGCAGCGGATGGTGGATGATGGTGTGTTGAATGACCCAGCCGTGCAAGCTGCGTTTGGCGTTCACTTGTGGAACAACCTTGATGTTGGGCAAGTTGGTGTGGTCGCTGGCCCGATGATGGCGTCGGTGGATCGTTTTGAGCTTTTGATCACGGGGCGAGGCGGGCATGGCGCCATGCCGCATCAGACGATTGATCCGATTGTGGTGGCGGGTCACGTAGTGACTGCGTTGCAAACGATTGTCAGCCGCTCTGTGAATCCGTTGGAGCCGGCGGTGGTGACGATCGGGACCATTCATGCCGGAACGGCCTTCAATGTGATTGCCGATACGGCGTTGATGAGCGGCACGGTGAGAGTGTTTGACCGGATCAGTTATGAATCCGTGCCGCACCAGCTTGAGCAGATTGTGGCTGGCGTTTGTCACGCATTTGGCGCTGAGTATGAGCTGCGGTACGATCGGTTCTGTGAGCCGATGGTCAATGACGCAGCGATGGCGATGTTGGCCAGTCAGGTGGCCAGTCAGATTGTTGGCACAGGTAACGTCGTTGGCACAAACGAGGCGCGCACGACCTGTGGTGAGGACATGTCGGTCTTTCTGAAGCATGTCCCCGGCTGTTATCTGTTCGTAGGTTCACGCAATCGAGCCAGGCAACTGGATCAGCCGCATCACTCCGCCCGGTTTGATTTTGATGAAGCGGCCTTGCCCATCGGAGTCGAAATTTTGGAAGGCTTAGCAAAAAGCTATTTAGCGGAAGCCGTGTGA